Proteins from one bacterium genomic window:
- a CDS encoding TrkH family potassium uptake protein yields MHKRQVFNIVSRIFLVVSLTMLLPLGWALADDPGSRETRAFVITIVLGIVLVLVVRRLLPASLDDFEIMGAKDGLAVVGLSWLAVSLLGALPFYLSGVTGTFTDAFFETASGFTTTGATILTQVEGLPRGVLFWRSLTHWLGGMGIIVLSVALLPAIGRGAYQLYRAEAPGPTAERLSPRIKGTAKTLWNVYFILSVAEVLLLLMAGMPFFDALCHTFGTMATGGFSTKNASIAAYGGAVQWIVILFMFLAGCNFLLHYQGLKGRLKSYWHSEEFKAYFIVILVCIALFTVVLGVRGSGFNEVNLRQSAFQVVSIMTTTGYTTADFNLWPAFLRISLVLLMFVGGCAGSTGGGIKVIRIYVAFKTAFKSIIKAISPNVVMPLKVDSKPVVDAYVMRTAAFIIIYMFLFAAGTVAMTVTESADLVTAFSASVACLSNIGPGLGKVGAVENYAWISQPGKWILSFLMLAGRLELYSILILFVPATWRK; encoded by the coding sequence ATGCATAAACGCCAGGTTTTCAACATCGTTTCCAGGATCTTCCTGGTGGTTTCCCTGACCATGCTGCTGCCCCTGGGTTGGGCTCTTGCCGACGATCCCGGCAGCCGGGAGACCAGGGCGTTTGTCATCACTATCGTTCTGGGTATTGTTCTTGTCCTGGTCGTCAGGCGCCTGCTTCCCGCTTCCCTCGACGATTTCGAGATCATGGGCGCCAAGGACGGGCTCGCTGTGGTCGGGCTGTCGTGGCTGGCCGTGTCCCTCCTGGGAGCCCTGCCCTTTTACCTGAGCGGTGTCACGGGGACTTTCACCGACGCCTTTTTCGAGACTGCCAGCGGGTTTACCACCACCGGGGCCACCATCCTGACACAGGTCGAAGGGTTGCCCAGGGGTGTGCTGTTCTGGCGCAGTCTGACCCACTGGCTCGGAGGTATGGGGATCATCGTGCTTTCTGTTGCCCTGCTTCCCGCCATCGGCCGGGGCGCTTACCAGCTTTACCGGGCAGAGGCGCCCGGCCCGACGGCCGAGAGGCTCAGTCCCCGGATAAAGGGGACGGCCAAGACCCTCTGGAACGTCTACTTCATCCTCTCTGTTGCCGAGGTCCTCCTTCTCCTGATGGCGGGGATGCCCTTTTTCGATGCCCTGTGCCACACCTTCGGCACCATGGCGACCGGGGGGTTCTCCACGAAAAACGCCAGCATCGCCGCTTACGGGGGCGCCGTTCAGTGGATCGTCATCCTTTTCATGTTCCTTGCCGGCTGCAACTTCCTCCTCCATTACCAGGGATTGAAGGGGCGGCTGAAAAGCTATTGGCACAGCGAGGAGTTCAAGGCCTACTTCATCGTCATCCTGGTTTGCATCGCCCTGTTTACAGTTGTCCTGGGTGTCCGGGGGAGCGGCTTCAACGAGGTCAACCTGCGCCAGTCCGCCTTCCAGGTGGTGTCCATCATGACCACCACAGGCTATACGACCGCCGATTTCAACCTGTGGCCCGCTTTCCTGAGGATCTCCCTGGTCCTGCTCATGTTCGTCGGTGGGTGCGCAGGTTCGACAGGCGGGGGCATCAAGGTCATCAGGATTTATGTTGCCTTCAAGACAGCCTTCAAAAGCATCATCAAGGCCATTTCACCAAACGTGGTGATGCCCCTCAAAGTGGACTCCAAGCCGGTGGTCGACGCCTACGTGATGAGGACCGCGGCGTTCATCATCATCTACATGTTCCTCTTCGCGGCGGGGACGGTTGCCATGACGGTGACGGAATCCGCCGACCTGGTGACCGCTTTCAGCGCTTCGGTAGCCTGCCTGTCCAATATCGGTCCCGGCCTGGGAAAGGTGGGGGCGGTTGAGAACTATGCCTGGATCTCCCAGCCCGGCAAGTGGATCCTGTCTTTCCTGATGCTGGCCGGGCGTCTGGAGCTATACTCCATTCTCATCCTGTTCGTACCCGCAACCTGGCGAAAATAA